From a single Dromaius novaehollandiae isolate bDroNov1 chromosome 13, bDroNov1.hap1, whole genome shotgun sequence genomic region:
- the DDX28 gene encoding probable ATP-dependent RNA helicase DDX28, whose protein sequence is MALGRGFPRLPPGLGPGRRPYCAQPSPGGGGGGESVVRVPWAMRLRLQRGRQRGREAAAPPPPRAGQLLLRSRRPELSQPRSVTVGRWERPRLVSAGWKHRKAFGDYFQLEPSQEAAPALRPPAAAGPRASFAELGLQPALLSALPALAVGRPTAVQRLAIPALLRGRSALCAAETGSGKTLAYLLPLLDGLLSRPEPEPPQPEPGPAPARPRGLVVLPSRELAAQVRAVAAALCRPAGLRVRGLEGGGAAGGLRRQLRAPPPGPAVLLGTPGALRAALRRRLLALERLRWLVLDEADALLDASFAALLEEILAQAPPAVGAPGPAGPGEARTQVVVVGATFPAGLSEVLGKFTDVGRFVTLATRSLHCLPPHVRQKFVRVKCRDKLTELLQLLKDRRPSAGAVLVFCKDAGTVNWLGYILDDHKIKHLRLQGQMSAADRAGIFATFQKGEVDVLVCTDLAARGLDTSSVELVVNYDFPATLQDYLHRAGRVGRVSSKVPGAVVSFVTYRWDVDLVRKIETAARKRTDLPGMESSIKETLPKAA, encoded by the coding sequence ATGGCGCTGGGCCGCGGCTTCCCGCGGTTGCCGCCGGGactggggccggggcggcggccgtaCTGCGCGCAAccctcccccggcggcggcggcggcggcgagagcGTCGTGCGCGTCCCCTGGGCCATGCGGCTGCGCCTGCAGCGGGGCCGCCagcgcgggcgggaggcggcggcgcccccgccgccgcgtgcggggcagctgctgctgcggaGCCGGCGGCCGGAGCTGAGCCAGCCGCGCTCGGTGACGGTGGGGCGGTGGGAGCGGCCGCGCCTGGTGTCGGCGGGCTGGAAGCACCGCAAGGCCTTCGGCGACTACTTCCAGCTGGAGCCCTCGCAggaggcggccccggccctgcggccgcccgccgccgcggggccgcgcgcctCCTTCgcggagctggggctgcagccggcgCTGCTGTCCGCGCTGCCGGCGCTCGCCgtgggccgccccacggccgtgCAGCGCCTCGCCATCCCCGCCCTGCTGCGCGGCCGCAGCGCGCTCTGCGCCGCCGAGACCGGCAGCGGCAAGACGCTGGCCTACCTGCTGCCGCTGCTGGACGGGCTGCTGTCGCGGCCGGAGCCCGAGCCGCCGCAGCCCGagccgggcccggcgccggcgcggccccgcgggctggTGGTGCTGCCGTCGCGGGAGCTGGCGGCGCAGGTGCGCGCCGTGGCGGCGGCGCTGTGccggccggcggggctgcgggtgcgCGGGCtggagggcggcggcgcggcgggcgggctgcggcggcagctgcgggcgccgccgccgggccctgccGTGCTGCTGGGCAcccccggggcgctgcgggccgcgctgcggcggcggctgctggccCTGGAGCGGCTGCGCTGGCTGGTGCTGGACGAGGCCGACGCGCTGCTGGACGCCTCCTTCGCGGCGCTGCTGGAGGAGATCCTGGCCCAGGCGCCGCCGGCCGTgggcgccccgggccccgccggccccggggaggcgaGGAcccaggtggtggtggtgggcgCCACCTTCCCCGCCGGGCTGAGCGAGGTGCTGGGGAAGTTCACCGACGTGGGCCGCTTCGTCACCCTGGCCACCCGGAGCCTGCACTGCCTGCCGCCCCACGTCCGGCAGAAGTTCGTCCGCGTCAAGTGCCGGGACAAGCTGACCGAGTTGCTGCAGCTCCTCAAAGACCGCCGGCCGTCGGCGGGGGCCGTCCTGGTTTTCTGCAAGGATGCCGGCACCGTCAACTGGCTGGGCTACATCCTGGATGACCACAAAATCAAGCACCTGAGGCTGCAGGGACAGATGTCGGCAGCCGACAGAGCCGGCATCTTCGCCACCTTCCAGAAGGGCGAGGTGGATGTCCTCGTCTGCACTGACCTGGCCGCCCGGGGCCTGGACACCAGCAGTGTGGAGCTGGTGGTCAACTACGACTTCCCAGCCACCCTGCAGGACTACCTGCACCGCGCAGGGCGGGTCGGACGGGTCAGCAGCAAGGTGCCCGGAGCCGTGGTTAGTTTTGTCACCTATCGGTGGGACGTTGACCTTGTGCGCAAAATAGAGACTGCGGCCCGGAAAAGGACTGATCTCCCGGGCATGGAGTCCTCTATTAAGGAAACTCTGCCTAAAGCGGCTTGA
- the LOC112984319 gene encoding galanin receptor type 1-like has protein sequence MEEQDDNSMLSLGANTHKCSLKTNQTESPPCWSGATSSGPEVVIVPVLFGLIFLLGMVGNTLVLVVLGRLRPGGRPSRSATNIFILNLSIADFSFLLFCVPFQATIYSLPEWIFGAFFCKWVHYLAMATMLVSIFTLVAMSVDRYIAVVHAKRSSCIRSKRNAALGVGVIWLLSLLIAIPVAQHQALVSGHQQAPNSSFCWEHWADGSVAKQTYKVTILVVGYLLPLALITCCYAKVLYHLHTKVKNISKKSERSKKKTAQTVLLVVAVFLLSWLPHHIITMWAEFGQFPLNNASFTFRIISHCLAYGNSCINPIIYAFLSENFRKACRQVFACKFFLPPVPPEKLVRIRMENFSTTHSTTNV, from the exons ATGGAGGAGCAAGACGACAACTCAATGCTTTCTCTCGGAGCCAACACCCACAAATGCAGCCTGAAGACCAACCAAACGGAGTCCCCACCATGCTGGTCAGGAGCAACGAGCAGCGGCCCCGAGGTGGTGATTGTACCGGTGCTTTTTGGGCTGATCTTCCTCCTGGGAATGGTGGGGAACACACTGGTGTTGGTTGTTTTGGGGCGCCTCCGGCCTGGGGGACGCCCATCGCGCAGCGCCACCAACATCTTCATCCTGAACTTGAGCATTGCAgacttttcctttctgctcttctgcgTCCCCTTCCAGGCCACCATCTACTCCCTGCCGGAGTGGATCTTCGGTGCCTTCTTCTGCAAGTGGGTGCACTACTTGGCCATGGCGACGATGCTGGTCAGCATCTTTACTCTGGTGGCTATGTCTGTGGACAGGTACATCGCTGTGGTTCACGCCAAGCGTTCATCCTGCATCCGCAGCAAGCGCAATGCTGCCCTCGGCGTGGGTGTCATTTGGCTGCTGTCCCTCCTCATTGCCATCCCTGTGGCCCAGCACCAGGCCCTTGTGAGTGGCCATCAGCAAGCACCCAACAGCTCCttctgctgggagcactgggcagaTGGTTCGGTAGCCAAGCAGACATACAAGGTTACCATCTTGGTGGTGGGATACCTCCTGCCCCTGGCACTCATCACCTGCTGCTACGCCAAG gttTTATACCATCTCCATACGAAAGTAAAGAACATTTCCAAGAAGTCAGAGAGATCGAAGAAGAAG ACAGCCCAGACGGTGCTGCTCGTGGtcgctgtgttcctgctctcctggctgcccCACCACATCATCACCATGTGGGCAGAGTTTGGGCAGTTTCCCCTGAACAACGCCTCCTTCACCTTTCGCATCATCTCTCACTGCTTGGCCTACGGGAACTCCTGCATCAACCCGATCATTTACGCCTTCCTCTCGGAAAACTTCCGCAAGGCCTGCCGGCAAGTCTTCGCCTGCAAATTCTTCCTGCCGCCAGTCCCCCCTGAGAAGCTGGTGAGAATACGCATGGAGAACTTCTCCACCACGCACTCGACAACTAACGTGTAA